A portion of the Sandaracinobacteroides saxicola genome contains these proteins:
- a CDS encoding MFS transporter: protein MSLLFSRNFGPLMAAQFLSAFNDNLYRTAMVFLISFQLLRDQPDQAAALATLGAGIFILPFFLFSGMAGELADTRDKAAITRVIKAVEIGILGVGAWALFTDSVMLLMIVLFLTGTHSAFFGPIKYSILPQHLPPQLLLKGTAWVEAGTFMAILLGQIAGGLVGHSGAAFGMVAVAFAGWLFSLFIPPAPPVEPGRRADLNPWTSSVKVVRASWADGRQREAIIAISWFWAMGAVFTAGFVPLVSTRLLASPAVATLFLTVFSVGIAAGSLAINRIMKGSISGRLAPATGVALAASGALLYLGIQLYDAPSVPIGVAAFLARADGWLILAALLGISVAGGMFIVPLYALLQTAAGAAERSRAIAANNIINAAAMVLASGVSAALLAAGLGIAEVLLLVGLLNLLIALRLRRNRALLAAV from the coding sequence ATGTCCCTGCTCTTCTCCCGCAACTTCGGCCCGCTGATGGCGGCGCAGTTCCTGAGCGCGTTCAACGACAATCTGTATCGCACCGCGATGGTGTTCCTGATCAGCTTCCAGTTGCTGCGCGACCAGCCCGACCAGGCCGCGGCACTGGCGACGCTGGGGGCGGGCATCTTCATCCTGCCCTTCTTCCTGTTTTCCGGCATGGCGGGCGAGCTGGCCGACACGCGGGACAAGGCGGCGATCACCCGCGTCATCAAGGCGGTGGAGATCGGCATCTTGGGCGTCGGCGCCTGGGCGTTGTTCACGGACAGTGTCATGCTGCTGATGATCGTGCTGTTCCTGACCGGCACGCACTCGGCCTTCTTCGGCCCGATCAAATACTCGATCCTGCCGCAGCACCTGCCGCCGCAGCTGCTGCTGAAGGGCACCGCCTGGGTGGAGGCGGGCACCTTCATGGCCATCCTGCTGGGGCAGATCGCCGGCGGGCTGGTGGGGCACAGCGGCGCCGCGTTCGGCATGGTGGCGGTGGCGTTCGCGGGCTGGCTGTTCTCGCTGTTCATCCCGCCCGCGCCGCCGGTCGAGCCGGGGCGACGGGCCGACCTGAACCCGTGGACCAGCAGCGTGAAGGTGGTGCGCGCCAGCTGGGCGGACGGGCGGCAGCGGGAGGCGATCATCGCCATCAGCTGGTTCTGGGCGATGGGGGCGGTGTTCACCGCGGGGTTCGTGCCACTGGTCAGCACGCGGCTGCTCGCCTCCCCGGCGGTGGCGACGCTGTTCCTGACGGTGTTTTCGGTGGGCATCGCGGCGGGGTCGCTCGCCATCAACCGCATCATGAAGGGCAGCATCAGCGGCCGCCTGGCGCCGGCCACCGGCGTGGCGCTCGCGGCCTCGGGCGCGCTGCTCTATCTTGGCATCCAGCTCTATGATGCGCCTTCCGTTCCGATCGGCGTGGCGGCCTTCCTGGCCCGCGCTGACGGCTGGCTGATCCTGGCGGCGCTGCTGGGGATTTCGGTGGCGGGCGGCATGTTCATCGTGCCGCTCTATGCGCTGTTGCAGACGGCGGCCGGCGCGGCGGAGCGCAGCCGGGCGATCGCGGCGAACAACATCATCAACGCCGCCGCGATGGTGCTGGCAAGCGGCGTGTCGGCCGCGCTGCTGGCGGCGGGCCTGGGCATTGCCGAAGTGCTGCTGCTGGTCGGGCTGCTGAACCTGCTGATCGCGCTGCGGCTGCGGCGCAACCGGGCGCTGCTGGCGGCGGTTTAG
- a CDS encoding helix-turn-helix domain-containing protein — protein MPQTYKSEPLAAVHEMMEGLHESGAIGKRTMREFDEACLAPATRLAPEEIRAIREAQHVSQPVFARYLNVSKNLVSDWERGTKRPGGPALRLLSIVQRKGLDGIA, from the coding sequence ATGCCGCAGACCTATAAGAGTGAGCCCCTGGCCGCTGTGCACGAGATGATGGAAGGCCTGCACGAAAGCGGCGCCATTGGGAAGCGTACGATGCGCGAATTCGATGAAGCCTGCCTTGCACCGGCGACACGATTGGCGCCGGAGGAGATTCGCGCGATCCGAGAGGCGCAGCATGTTTCGCAACCTGTGTTCGCCCGTTACCTCAACGTCTCGAAAAACCTGGTTTCCGATTGGGAGCGTGGCACAAAACGCCCGGGCGGTCCGGCACTGCGCCTTCTGTCAATCGTGCAGCGAAAGGGCCTTGACGGTATTGCCTAA
- a CDS encoding type II toxin-antitoxin system RelE/ParE family toxin — protein MPTTSPTRLYTNRWFAKFARQHGIGNEALRLAVEQAEAGLIDANLGSGVIKQRVARQGEGKSGGYRTILFFRQGEYAIFVFGFAKNDKASLTTTELAMYRKAAKIMFGLSQAQIDREVLAERLFEVNDDAADL, from the coding sequence ATGCCGACGACGTCGCCCACCAGGCTTTACACGAACCGCTGGTTCGCGAAATTCGCCAGACAGCATGGCATCGGCAATGAAGCGCTACGGCTTGCCGTAGAGCAGGCTGAGGCAGGGTTGATTGATGCCAATCTTGGCAGTGGCGTGATCAAGCAACGGGTCGCGCGGCAGGGTGAAGGGAAGTCCGGCGGTTATCGCACCATCCTGTTCTTTCGACAGGGCGAATACGCCATATTCGTGTTTGGCTTTGCCAAGAACGACAAGGCCAGTCTGACCACCACGGAACTGGCTATGTATCGTAAAGCGGCAAAGATCATGTTCGGCCTTTCCCAAGCCCAGATCGACAGGGAAGTGCTGGCAGAACGACTGTTTGAGGTGAATGACGATGCCGCAGACCTATAA
- a CDS encoding ABC-F family ATP-binding cassette domain-containing protein, translating to MLNVSGITVRLGGRTILDGATAALPPKSRVGLIGRNGAGKSTLLRVIIGDLAPDDGRVDMPRGARLGYVAQEAPAGSITPIETVLAADVERAALLHEAETCTDMHHLGEIHERLMAIDAHAAPARAARILVGLGFDEAMQNAPMDSFSGGWRMRVALGALLFSEPDLLLLDEPSNHLDLEATLWLESFLRSYRGTILVVSHERDLLNNVVDHILHLEAGKTTLYSGGYDAFERQRAERQAQLAAARAQQLAQRAKLQDYIARNSARASTAKQAQSRAKALARMQPIAAMAEDPTLSFDFPSPPELRPPLMTLDKAAVGYGDRTILSNLDLRLDPDDRIALLGRNGNGKTTLARLLAGQLETRGGGVFKSGKLTVGYFTQYQVEELDRDDTPLEHLSRLMPAAKPSQVRAQLGRFGFAGDKALTKVGKLSGGERARLALALITRDAPHLLILDEPTNHLDVDAREALVQALNDYGGAVVVVSHDRHMLEMTADRLLLVDGGSVREFDGSLNDYTDFVLGKNQPKSEGQKGSGKKDRQAAAKAREATKALREAAAAAEADVTRLATRRAAIDRALFDPGSADPADAKRTASELMRLHGETSRALEAAEARWLEASEAVEAAT from the coding sequence ATGCTCAACGTCTCCGGCATCACCGTGCGCCTCGGCGGGCGCACCATCCTCGATGGCGCCACCGCCGCGCTGCCGCCCAAGAGCCGCGTCGGTCTCATCGGCCGCAACGGCGCCGGCAAGTCCACGCTGCTGCGGGTCATCATCGGCGACCTGGCGCCGGACGACGGCCGGGTGGACATGCCGCGCGGCGCCCGCCTCGGCTATGTCGCGCAGGAGGCGCCGGCCGGCAGCATCACCCCCATCGAAACCGTGCTGGCCGCGGATGTGGAGCGCGCCGCCCTGCTGCACGAGGCGGAAACCTGCACCGACATGCACCATCTGGGCGAGATCCACGAGCGGCTGATGGCGATCGACGCCCATGCCGCCCCGGCCCGCGCCGCCCGCATCCTCGTCGGCCTGGGGTTCGACGAGGCGATGCAGAACGCCCCGATGGACAGTTTCTCCGGCGGCTGGCGCATGCGCGTGGCGCTCGGCGCGCTGCTTTTCTCCGAACCCGACCTGCTGCTGCTCGATGAACCCTCGAACCACCTCGACCTCGAGGCCACGCTCTGGCTGGAAAGCTTCCTGCGCAGCTATCGCGGCACCATCCTGGTGGTCAGCCACGAACGCGACCTGTTGAACAATGTCGTCGATCACATCCTGCATCTGGAGGCCGGCAAGACCACCCTCTACAGCGGCGGCTACGACGCCTTCGAACGGCAGCGCGCCGAACGGCAGGCGCAGCTCGCCGCGGCGCGCGCGCAACAGCTGGCGCAGCGGGCGAAGCTGCAGGATTACATCGCCCGCAACAGCGCCCGCGCCAGCACCGCGAAACAGGCGCAGTCACGGGCGAAGGCGCTTGCGCGCATGCAGCCGATCGCCGCCATGGCCGAGGATCCGACGCTCAGCTTCGATTTCCCCAGCCCGCCCGAACTGCGCCCGCCGCTGATGACGCTGGACAAGGCCGCCGTTGGCTATGGCGATCGCACCATCCTGTCGAACCTCGACCTGCGGCTCGACCCCGACGACCGCATCGCGCTCCTGGGCCGCAACGGCAATGGCAAGACCACGCTCGCACGCCTGCTCGCCGGCCAGCTGGAAACGCGCGGCGGCGGCGTGTTCAAGTCGGGCAAGCTGACCGTCGGCTATTTCACCCAATATCAGGTCGAGGAGCTGGACCGCGACGACACGCCGCTCGAGCATCTCTCGCGCCTGATGCCGGCGGCGAAACCGTCGCAGGTGCGCGCGCAGCTCGGCCGTTTCGGTTTCGCCGGGGACAAGGCGCTGACCAAGGTCGGCAAACTCTCGGGCGGCGAGCGCGCGCGCCTGGCGCTGGCGCTGATCACCCGCGACGCGCCGCACCTGCTCATCCTCGACGAGCCCACCAACCACCTAGATGTCGACGCGCGCGAGGCGCTGGTGCAGGCGCTGAACGATTATGGCGGCGCGGTCGTCGTTGTCAGCCACGACCGCCACATGCTGGAGATGACCGCCGACCGCCTGCTGCTGGTGGATGGTGGCAGCGTGCGGGAGTTCGACGGCAGCCTGAACGACTATACCGACTTCGTGCTCGGCAAGAACCAGCCGAAGAGCGAGGGCCAGAAGGGCAGCGGCAAGAAGGATCGGCAGGCCGCGGCCAAGGCACGCGAGGCGACCAAGGCCCTGCGCGAGGCCGCGGCCGCGGCCGAAGCCGACGTCACCCGCCTTGCCACCCGCCGCGCCGCCATCGACCGCGCGCTGTTCGATCCCGGCAGCGCCGACCCGGCGGACGCGAAGCGGACGGCGAGCGAACTGATGCGCCTGCACGGCGAAACCAGCCGTGCACTGGAAGCCGCCGAAGCCCGCTGGCTGGAGGCAAGCGAGGCCGTTGAAGCGGCAACTTGA
- a CDS encoding glycosyltransferase family 4 protein, giving the protein MKRLLLVSDAWTPQVNGVVRTLTTTVEHLRARGITVETITPDRFASLPCPTYPEIRLALTPPGAVGRMIRAFAPDAIHIATEGPLGLSARRWCEANNAAFTTSFHTRFPDYVHARFRIPRSLSWRFLRWFHGRARHVLVATPRLAAELADQGLPRTRLWSRGVDLSAFRPGLPKPDGWQALPRPILLTVGRVAVEKNIEAFLTADAPGTKVVVGDGPALAGLKARFPNALFTGALSGEPLARAYAGADLFVFPSRTDTFGLVLVEAMASGLPVAAYPVAGPLDVVGEGGALNEDLSTAIAAALRIPRCAAIAQGRRFSWDAAVDQFVSALAGSDIAAREPAPRLRKAA; this is encoded by the coding sequence ATGAAGCGCCTGCTGCTCGTCTCCGATGCCTGGACACCGCAGGTCAACGGCGTCGTCCGCACGCTGACCACCACGGTCGAGCATCTCCGCGCGCGCGGCATCACCGTCGAGACGATCACGCCCGACCGTTTCGCCTCGCTCCCTTGCCCGACCTATCCGGAAATCCGCCTGGCGCTGACCCCGCCCGGCGCCGTCGGCCGGATGATCCGCGCCTTCGCGCCGGATGCGATCCACATCGCCACCGAAGGGCCGCTCGGCCTGTCCGCGCGCCGCTGGTGCGAGGCGAACAACGCCGCCTTCACCACCAGCTTCCACACCCGCTTCCCGGACTATGTCCACGCCCGTTTTCGCATCCCGCGAAGCCTCAGTTGGCGCTTCCTCCGCTGGTTCCATGGCCGGGCGCGCCACGTGCTGGTCGCCACGCCGCGCCTGGCCGCGGAACTGGCGGACCAGGGCCTGCCCCGCACCCGCCTCTGGTCGCGCGGGGTCGATCTCTCCGCCTTTCGCCCCGGCCTCCCCAAACCCGACGGCTGGCAAGCGCTGCCGCGGCCGATCCTGCTGACGGTCGGGCGGGTGGCAGTCGAAAAGAATATCGAGGCTTTCCTTACCGCCGACGCCCCCGGTACCAAGGTCGTCGTTGGCGATGGCCCGGCGCTCGCCGGCCTGAAGGCGCGCTTCCCGAATGCCCTCTTCACCGGCGCGCTGTCCGGCGAGCCACTGGCGCGCGCCTATGCCGGCGCCGACCTGTTCGTCTTCCCCAGCCGCACCGACACCTTTGGCCTCGTCCTTGTGGAGGCGATGGCCAGTGGACTCCCCGTCGCCGCCTACCCCGTCGCCGGGCCACTGGATGTGGTCGGCGAGGGGGGCGCGCTCAACGAGGATCTTTCCACCGCCATCGCCGCCGCGCTGCGCATTCCCCGTTGTGCCGCCATCGCGCAAGGCCGGCGCTTCAGCTGGGATGCCGCGGTGGACCAGTTCGTCAGCGCGCTCGCCGGCAGCGACATTGCCGCGCGCGAACCCGCGCCCCGCCTGCGCAAGGCCGCCTGA
- a CDS encoding UDP-2,3-diacylglucosamine diphosphatase, giving the protein MQEEDSDEPRRKLRYRTVFISDTHLGTAGCNADLLLDFLKSIETETLYLVGDIIDGWRLKKGWYWPTRHNDVVRRVLKMAKKGTRIIYVPGNHDEVLRDFVGLNFGDVEIVAEAIHHSADGRKYLVLHGDEFDGVVLYARWLAFLGDHAYALLLRLNIWFNAARRAFGLPYWSLSAHLKAKVKNAVEYICRYEEAVAHAARERGADGVICGHIHSAEIRDFNGILYMNDGDWVESCTALVEHADGRMKILDWAARNRAKRLPSPSGEVEDDAKRQRPGVGPSISTPIPA; this is encoded by the coding sequence ATGCAGGAGGAGGACAGCGACGAGCCCCGTCGCAAGCTGCGCTATCGCACGGTGTTCATTTCCGACACCCACCTCGGCACCGCCGGCTGCAATGCCGACCTGCTGCTCGATTTCCTGAAGTCGATCGAGACCGAAACCCTCTATCTGGTGGGCGACATCATCGACGGCTGGCGCCTGAAAAAGGGCTGGTACTGGCCCACCCGCCACAATGACGTGGTGCGCCGCGTGCTGAAAATGGCGAAGAAGGGCACGCGCATCATCTATGTGCCCGGCAACCATGACGAGGTGCTGCGCGATTTCGTCGGCCTCAATTTCGGCGACGTGGAAATTGTCGCCGAAGCCATCCACCACAGCGCCGACGGCAGGAAATATCTGGTGCTGCACGGCGACGAGTTCGACGGCGTCGTGCTCTACGCCCGCTGGCTCGCCTTCCTCGGTGACCATGCCTATGCCCTGCTGCTGCGCCTCAACATCTGGTTCAACGCCGCCCGCCGCGCCTTCGGCTTGCCCTACTGGTCGCTGTCGGCCCACCTGAAGGCCAAGGTGAAGAACGCCGTTGAATATATATGCAGGTACGAGGAAGCCGTCGCCCACGCCGCCCGCGAACGCGGTGCCGATGGTGTCATCTGCGGTCATATCCACAGCGCGGAAATCCGCGATTTCAATGGCATCCTCTACATGAACGATGGCGACTGGGTGGAAAGCTGCACCGCGCTGGTCGAACATGCCGACGGCCGCATGAAGATCCTCGACTGGGCCGCCCGCAACCGTGCGAAACGCCTCCCCTCCCCTTCAGGGGAAGTCGAAGACGACGCGAAGCGTCAGCGGCCGGGGGTGGGGCCGTCAATTTCCACACCAATCCCCGCATGA
- a CDS encoding NAD(P)H-dependent glycerol-3-phosphate dehydrogenase, with protein sequence MSAPLAILGAGAWGTALAQTLAADDIPVLIWAREPEVVRAVNQAHENPAFLPGVPLHANIRATGLTGDLASCPVWLVVTPAQHLRATLAESPVAHRPTLILCAKGIEARSLALMSDIAAQVAPASPLAVLSGPSFAREVAEGKPTAVTLACADADCGERLARTLARPAFRPYWSDDVIGAEIGGAVKNVLAIACGVVIGAGLGENARAAVIARGFAEMTRFGLARGARAETLAGLSGLGDLVLTCGSTQSRNFTLGHALGQGQSATQALAGKTSVAEGAATAPVLVRAAQAAGVDMPIAAAVAALLTGSADVRAVTDALLSRPLRAE encoded by the coding sequence ATGAGCGCCCCGCTCGCCATCCTCGGCGCCGGCGCCTGGGGCACTGCCCTCGCCCAGACCCTCGCTGCAGACGACATCCCCGTCCTGATCTGGGCGCGCGAGCCGGAAGTGGTCCGCGCCGTCAACCAGGCCCATGAAAACCCCGCCTTCCTCCCTGGCGTCCCGCTGCACGCCAACATCCGCGCCACCGGCCTGACCGGCGATCTCGCATCCTGCCCGGTCTGGCTCGTCGTCACCCCGGCGCAACATCTGCGCGCCACGCTCGCCGAAAGCCCGGTCGCCCACCGCCCCACCCTGATCCTCTGCGCCAAGGGCATCGAGGCGCGGTCACTCGCGCTGATGTCCGACATCGCCGCCCAGGTCGCGCCTGCCAGCCCGCTCGCCGTCCTCTCCGGCCCCAGCTTCGCGCGCGAGGTGGCGGAGGGCAAACCCACCGCCGTCACCCTCGCCTGCGCCGATGCCGACTGCGGGGAGCGCCTCGCCCGCACCCTCGCCCGCCCGGCCTTTCGCCCCTATTGGAGCGACGATGTCATCGGCGCGGAAATCGGCGGCGCGGTCAAGAATGTGCTGGCCATCGCCTGCGGCGTCGTCATCGGCGCCGGCCTGGGGGAAAATGCCCGCGCCGCGGTGATCGCGCGCGGTTTCGCTGAAATGACCCGCTTCGGCCTGGCGCGCGGCGCCCGCGCGGAAACGCTCGCCGGCCTCTCCGGCCTCGGCGACCTTGTACTGACCTGCGGCAGTACGCAAAGCCGCAACTTCACGCTGGGCCACGCCCTGGGCCAGGGGCAGAGCGCCACCCAGGCGCTCGCCGGCAAGACCAGTGTCGCCGAAGGCGCGGCGACGGCCCCCGTCCTGGTCCGCGCCGCGCAGGCCGCCGGTGTGGACATGCCCATCGCCGCCGCCGTCGCCGCGCTGCTGACCGGCAGCGCCGATGTCCGCGCCGTCACCGACGCACTGCTCAGCCGGCCGCTCAGAGCGGAATAG
- the tsaD gene encoding tRNA (adenosine(37)-N6)-threonylcarbamoyltransferase complex transferase subunit TsaD codes for MDTAGLILGIESSCDETAVALVRHDRTILAERIASQDETHAPWGGVVPELAARAHTERLTPMVEAVLADAGIALGHVDAIAATAGPGLIGGVMVGLVTGKALAYAAGKPLLAINHLEGHALSPRLADATLDFPYLLLLVSGGHCQLLGVDGVGRYRRLATTIDDAAGEAFDKVAKILRLGFPGGPALERAAATGDPAAVPLPRPMVGSDEPHFSFAGLKTAALRAHQSGRHGVADIAAATQAAITDALEDRTRLALAAMPEATALVVAGGVAANAAIRARLAALAAAHRLPFVAPPLKLCTDNAAMIAWAGCERFALGLTDPLETPARPRWPLDDRADPVRGAGVKA; via the coding sequence ATGGACACGGCCGGCCTGATCCTGGGCATCGAATCCAGCTGCGACGAAACCGCCGTCGCGCTGGTGCGCCATGACCGCACCATCCTCGCCGAACGCATCGCCAGCCAGGATGAGACCCACGCGCCCTGGGGCGGCGTCGTCCCCGAACTTGCCGCCCGCGCCCACACCGAACGCCTGACGCCCATGGTGGAGGCCGTGCTGGCAGACGCCGGCATCGCGCTCGGGCATGTGGACGCCATCGCCGCCACCGCCGGCCCCGGCCTGATCGGCGGCGTCATGGTCGGGCTGGTGACGGGGAAGGCGCTGGCCTACGCCGCCGGCAAGCCGCTCCTCGCCATCAACCATCTCGAAGGCCACGCCCTTTCGCCCCGCCTCGCCGACGCCACGCTCGACTTCCCCTACCTGCTGCTGCTGGTCAGCGGCGGCCATTGCCAGCTGCTCGGCGTCGACGGCGTCGGCCGCTACCGCCGCCTCGCCACCACCATCGACGATGCCGCCGGCGAAGCCTTCGACAAGGTGGCGAAGATCTTGCGGCTAGGCTTTCCCGGCGGGCCGGCGCTGGAACGCGCGGCCGCCACCGGCGACCCCGCCGCCGTTCCCCTGCCGCGCCCGATGGTCGGCAGCGACGAACCGCATTTCAGCTTCGCTGGCCTGAAAACCGCGGCGCTCCGTGCCCACCAGTCCGGCAGGCACGGCGTCGCCGACATCGCCGCCGCCACCCAGGCCGCCATCACCGACGCGCTCGAGGACCGCACCCGCCTGGCGCTCGCCGCCATGCCCGAAGCCACCGCGCTGGTGGTCGCCGGCGGCGTCGCCGCCAATGCCGCCATCCGCGCCCGCCTCGCCGCGCTCGCCGCCGCGCACCGCCTGCCCTTCGTCGCGCCGCCGCTCAAGCTCTGCACCGACAATGCCGCCATGATCGCCTGGGCCGGCTGCGAACGTTTCGCCCTCGGCCTCACCGACCCCCTGGAAACCCCCGCCCGCCCGCGCTGGCCGCTGGACGACCGGGCCGACCCCGTCCGCGGCGCCGGGGTCAAGGCATGA
- the gyrA gene encoding DNA gyrase subunit A, translating into MSDVIDPPTPIPPPIPPAPGGDIAPVNLVEEMRTSYLDYAMSVIVARALPDVRDGLKPVHRRILYSAHENGFGPGKPYRKSARIVGDVMGKYHPHGDSAIYDALARMAQDWSMRLPLIDGQGNFGSMDPDPPAAMRYTEARLARVTEALTDDLDKDTVDFVPNYDGQESEPSVLPARFPNLLVNGAGGIAVGMATNIAPHNLGEVIDACLAWLDDRGLSAADLMAHVRAPDFPTGALILNTSGIASAMTTGRGSIMMRSRHVIEERRGTGQQIVLTEIPYQLGKNSLVEKIADAVKDKRIEGVSDLRDESNREGVRIVMELKRDAVPDVVLNQLWRHTPAQSSFPVNMLALRGGRPELLNLRDVIEAFIRFREEVITRRSRFLLNKARDRAHLLLGMVIAVSNLDEVVRLIRAAASPAEAREALMARAWPAAEIAPYLALVDATVETGPSGSASAATDSYYLSDAQARAILELRLNRLTALGRDEIADELKTLAATIADLLDILASRARLESVLRAELAVVRDSFATPRRSEIVQADDVDDEDLIAREDMVVTTTLSGWIKRVSLDSYRAQRRGGKGRNAMTTKEEDTITELFVASTHAPVLFFSTRGKVYRLKVWKLPEGTPQSKGRAMANLLPLEPGETIATVLPLPEDEGEWAKLHVMFATAHGYVRRNSMDAFANVPANGKLAMRFEDGDEDSLIGVALCHEREDVLLAARSGKAIRFAVDDVREFQSRTSSGVRGMTLAPGDEVISLSILRGFEATADEREAYLKAAPWKADPAEPTLPPERMAEFTAAEQFILTITANGYGKRSSAFEYRQTGRGGQGVVNIDTSERNGPVVSSFPVEPTEQLMLVTDQGKLIRTGVSDIRIMGRGTQGVTLFKVADDEHVVSTARIRDDGSDEEGGE; encoded by the coding sequence ATGTCCGACGTGATCGATCCCCCCACCCCCATTCCCCCCCCTATTCCTCCTGCCCCCGGCGGCGACATCGCGCCCGTGAACCTCGTCGAGGAGATGCGCACCTCCTACCTCGACTATGCCATGTCGGTCATCGTCGCCCGCGCGCTGCCGGACGTGCGCGACGGCCTGAAGCCCGTGCATCGCCGCATCCTCTATAGCGCGCACGAAAACGGCTTCGGCCCCGGCAAACCCTATCGCAAATCCGCCCGCATCGTCGGCGACGTCATGGGGAAATACCATCCGCACGGCGACAGCGCGATCTACGACGCGCTCGCCCGCATGGCGCAGGACTGGTCGATGCGGCTGCCGCTGATCGACGGCCAGGGCAATTTCGGCTCGATGGACCCCGACCCGCCGGCCGCCATGCGCTATACCGAGGCGCGGCTCGCCAGGGTGACGGAGGCGCTGACCGACGACCTCGACAAGGACACCGTCGATTTCGTCCCGAATTACGACGGTCAGGAATCGGAACCATCCGTTCTCCCGGCGCGCTTCCCCAACCTGCTGGTCAACGGCGCCGGCGGCATCGCCGTCGGCATGGCGACCAACATCGCGCCCCATAACCTGGGCGAAGTGATCGATGCCTGCCTTGCATGGCTCGATGATCGCGGCCTTTCCGCCGCCGACCTGATGGCCCATGTCCGTGCCCCCGATTTCCCGACCGGCGCGCTCATCCTCAACACCAGCGGCATCGCCAGCGCCATGACCACGGGTCGCGGCAGCATCATGATGCGCAGCCGCCATGTCATCGAGGAGCGGCGCGGAACCGGCCAGCAGATCGTGCTGACCGAAATCCCCTACCAGCTCGGCAAGAACAGCCTCGTTGAAAAGATCGCCGACGCGGTCAAGGACAAGCGCATCGAGGGCGTCTCCGACCTGCGCGACGAGAGCAACCGCGAGGGCGTGCGCATCGTCATGGAGCTGAAGCGCGACGCCGTGCCCGACGTGGTGCTCAACCAGCTCTGGCGCCACACCCCGGCGCAGTCCAGCTTCCCCGTCAACATGCTGGCGCTGCGCGGCGGCCGCCCCGAACTCCTCAACCTGCGCGACGTGATCGAGGCGTTCATCCGCTTCCGCGAAGAGGTCATCACCCGCCGCAGCCGCTTCCTCCTCAACAAGGCGCGCGACCGCGCCCACCTGCTGCTCGGCATGGTGATCGCGGTCAGCAACCTCGACGAGGTGGTCCGCCTGATCCGCGCCGCCGCCAGCCCCGCCGAAGCGCGCGAGGCGCTGATGGCGCGCGCCTGGCCGGCGGCCGAGATCGCGCCCTATCTCGCCCTGGTGGACGCCACCGTCGAAACCGGCCCCAGCGGCAGCGCGTCCGCCGCCACCGACAGCTATTACCTGTCGGACGCGCAGGCCCGCGCCATCCTGGAGCTGCGCCTCAACCGCCTGACCGCGCTTGGCCGCGACGAGATCGCGGACGAGCTGAAGACGCTTGCCGCCACCATCGCCGACCTGCTCGACATCCTCGCCAGCCGCGCCCGCCTGGAAAGCGTGCTGCGCGCCGAACTCGCCGTCGTGCGCGACAGTTTCGCCACCCCGCGCCGCAGCGAGATCGTGCAGGCCGACGATGTCGACGACGAGGACCTGATCGCGCGGGAGGACATGGTCGTCACCACCACGCTTTCCGGCTGGATCAAGCGGGTCAGCCTGGACAGCTACCGCGCCCAGCGCCGCGGCGGCAAGGGCCGCAACGCCATGACCACCAAGGAGGAGGATACGATCACCGAGCTGTTCGTCGCCTCCACCCACGCCCCGGTGCTGTTCTTCAGCACGCGGGGCAAGGTCTATCGCCTGAAGGTGTGGAAACTGCCCGAAGGCACGCCGCAGTCGAAGGGCCGCGCCATGGCGAACCTGCTGCCGCTGGAGCCCGGCGAGACCATCGCCACCGTGCTGCCGCTGCCCGAGGACGAGGGCGAATGGGCGAAGCTGCACGTGATGTTCGCCACCGCCCATGGCTATGTCCGCCGCAACAGCATGGATGCCTTCGCCAACGTGCCGGCCAACGGCAAGCTCGCCATGCGCTTCGAGGATGGCGACGAGGACAGCCTGATCGGCGTCGCCCTCTGCCACGAGCGGGAGGATGTGCTGCTCGCCGCCCGCAGCGGCAAGGCGATCCGTTTCGCCGTCGACGATGTCCGCGAGTTCCAGAGCCGCACCTCGTCCGGCGTGCGCGGCATGACGCTGGCGCCCGGCGACGAGGTCATCAGCCTGTCGATCCTGCGCGGCTTCGAGGCCACGGCGGACGAGCGCGAAGCCTATCTGAAAGCCGCGCCGTGGAAGGCCGACCCGGCCGAACCGACGCTGCCGCCCGAGCGCATGGCGGAATTCACCGCCGCCGAGCAGTTCATCCTCACCATCACCGCCAACGGCTATGGCAAGCGCTCCAGCGCCTTCGAATATCGCCAGACCGGGCGCGGGGGCCAGGGCGTGGTGAACATCGACACCAGCGAGCGCAACGGGCCGGTGGTCTCCAGCTTCCCGGTCGAACCCACCGAACAGCTGATGCTGGTCACCGACCAGGGCAAGCTGATCCGCACCGGCGTGTCCGACATCCGGATCATGGGCCGCGGCACGCAGGGGGTGACGCTGTTCAAGGTCGCCGACGACGAACATGTCGTCAGCACCGCCCGCATCCGCGACGATGGCAGCGACGAAGAAGGTGGCGAGTAA